CTGCTAGGGCGATGGTGGCAATTTGAGTGCGATCGCCCCATTCAGCCATAAATGTTAAAACAAAGGCTTCTGTAATAATAGACCAAGGTGTTTTTCGTTTTGATAGATGCAAATCGGCTTTCTCTACGGCTTCTTTTGCTTCTTCTATCTCTTCCATCATTCCAGCTTTTGCTGCCGCCTTCGTCATCTTAGTAGCTTGGTATAACAGCTTAATTCCAAAGGCAAAGAATAAAAAGATTACAGCATAGTGAATATAAACTTTTGGCAATCTAGAAATTGCTTGTCCAAACATCACTGACAAGATTGTCATCGCTGCTAAAGCTGCTACCACCCCGGCAAATACCAAACGTCGGGAATGGCGCATCGCTAATATCATAGCGATGAAGAAAGTCTTATCTCCCAGTTCGGAAACTGTAATTAGTAATAAACCTGCGGTAAAAGCTGTTAGCACTCTCTCAAGCTCCTGAAGGACGTTTAGTGATGTGGAGCTTGATGAATGCCAAAAGACCTCACCAAGCCACATCTTGAATGTGAACTTAGTGAAGGTCTCGCTTACAAATCTTTAGTTATTGTCATCTGAACCAGGTTCATCACCAGTATGTTGATTCAGATGTACTGGCTTTTGCCAGCAGCTACTCCCCTTCTATCAGAATTGATTATATATCTGTCTTAGTCCAGAGTCAACCAATTTTGGATTTTAAATTTGTGATTTTAGATTGACATAGAGAATAGTTAACTGTTGAGCGCGACGGGCTTTTGTGATTCCAGCCCAACTAACTTTTCGCTCAACTCCCATAGGCGTTCGCCTTTTTCATCGTCGCGGGCTTGGGGAGAAACTTTCTGCACAAAAGATTTACCATCTTTTTTCTGACGATTACCCCAACTCCAGTAAGCACCAGATTGTTTGTATTCAGCAGCCGCAACCACATCTGCAACCCTTTCTCCCGCCAAATCTTGAGATACGTATCCCCCTGTAATATATTTCTGGAATAAGGGGAAGAGTTTTTGGAATAAGGGGTAGTGGTTACGGAATAGTGGTGTTTCTGCTACGCAACCAGGATAGAGAGAAGTGAAAGAGATTCCTGTTGACTCGTGATAACGGCGATGTAGTTCTCTCATGGTGAGGACGTTACATACTTTGCTATCTTTGTAAGCCTTCACTGGTTCAAAATTTTTCCCATCAATCATAGAAATGGGCGGTTTAAAGCCTTGGGCAAAGCCTTCTAAATTACCCAAGTCTGGGCGTGGTGGAATCTTACCGCCTAGTTCATCTGGGTTATGTGTAACGGTTCCCAAAATTACCAGTCTCTTATCCGTCGCCGATGACTTTTGCAAGTCCTCAAGCAAGAGGTTAGATAGGAGAAAATGACCAAGGTGATTGGTAGTCATGGTTAACTCGTAACCTTCTGGGCTGCGTAAAGGTTCCTTAATCAAGGGCATATAAATTGCAGCGTTACATACCAAAGCTTCTAAAGACTTGCCGCTTGCTCTAAAATTGTTGACAAACTGGCGCACACTATCCAAAGAACCCAGATCAATGTGCATGATGGTGTAGCTGTCCTTGGGGATACCTACTTCTTGCGCTGCTTGTTCTGCCTTTTCTAAATTACGGCAAGCCATAACAACGTGCCAACCGCTTTTAGCAAGGGCTTTAGCTGCATACAAACCAACCCCAGAAGAAGCTCCAGTAACTATAACCGTTGATTTTCGATCCTGTGCCATTGTCTTAAGACTCTATTAATCGCCTTTTCCTATTTTCAGGATCTTACCCTAATGAGTTACTCCTTCCGGTTGATTGATTACTGACTGTTACAATGCTCTACATTTATCGCAACTTTTAGTTTAAATTGCTTAACAAATCTTGGGGCTGGAGTATCTGGGTGTAGGCGATCGCATAATGGCAGGCACATCATATTTAGATCAACCAACGCAGTTAAACGTTGATTCATCCGTCCTAGTCTAAAAGATAAACTGTGGCTGTGTATGTTTCTGCAACAACTTTGGCTGGTTTAGCAATCTTGCCATTTTCCACGATTTTAAATATAGGCCATAACTTCTCTAAATCCGATGGACTATATTTTACAAAATGGGGTTTTTCGTAAGCTGCATCATTGACATATGTACCATCTACAATTAGCGATCTTTTAGGATGAATAACATAATTACCCGCCTCACAAACATTAACAAGTTTAATGCCCTTCCGCGTAATATTTGTATCAATATAATTATATTGATTATGAATTTTCCTCCGATTCTTCACTCTAGGATCGCAAACAACTGCACCTGATGGTAACTGACTGATAATTTGGGTCATATCTGCTGTGTTCATCACCCGGTTGCTACCATATTTACTTAAGAGAAATTGCGACTCATAAAATAAGTTGTTAAGGCAGGATATAAAAATAATCAAGCCTGTGATGATATAGAAAATTCGTTTTTTACTTTTAGAAAAATTTAGGTAAGCAAGAGAAGTAATCGTTAAAATGATAGGCGCAAATATTATTAGTATTTTGTAATGAAAAACAGTTGTTTCTGAATCAAGATTAGAAGCAGCATAAAGATAGATACCCCATGTAGAACACAAGATACCCCAAATATATTGATTACCTTTAAATTTAGTAATGCCAAAATAAGTAACCACACTGAGGAAGATAATTGATATTAGGAAGTAAAGCAATGAAGGATTCCACAAATATGGTTCTTGAAATAGTTTGAAATAATTCAAAAATACATTGCTCAATCTCTTAGCTAAACTTGCGAATAAAGAGCTATTTGTACCTGTCTTAGACTGAAATATAACTTTGATAATAAATTTAGTATTTTGAAATCCTCTGCCAAACTCACCTATCCAGTATGGTAGTAATACAATTACACCCGATATAACACTGATAACAGGCAATATTGTTAATAAGTAAAATTTTCTTTTAATAACTTTATATAAAAAGATTGCACAGCTAATAACAAATACAATCGGCATTACAAATAGAGTGGAAGAGTGTAAGCTCATTAATATAGCCAAAACTATTCCATATCCAGCCCATAATATAGCTTGAACTGGGAAAGAGAATTTAGCCTCCATTTGAAAATGGTATAGTAAGGTAAAGGCTATGAAAAAGAAAGGAATTGAACTAGGATTCCATTGATAATTATTGATAAATATTTCGCCATAAAGCACGCTATACCAAAAGCCAGCTAAACCAGTTAGAAAAATTTTCTTTTGTGGCTCAACATTTTCTAGCAGTTGATAAACTAAATACATTAATAATGAAATAGATAAAAAAGAAAATAAGCCATTGGGTAAAGCTTGGAAGACTGGATCTGCGCCTAAAAGGGTAAAAGGCCAAAAAAGATAATAATACAAGGGTAAGATATGGTGTCCACCCACAGCCGCCTGGGGGCCAAGTGTAGGTAACTCACCTTTCCACATATTGATAACTGTAAAGGCATCCTTGATTTGATCAGGAGCCGGGCCAATATCAAATGATACGTATTGAAAAACGCCAATAATTCTTGTGATAAAACCTATGAGGATTGCTAGAAAAATCAGGCTATATCCTATAAGTACGGTTTTACTAAGATGCTTCAACTTTAAACTAAGTTTAAACATGATAGTTATATCCTTACGTAA
Above is a genomic segment from Nostoc sp. MS1 containing:
- a CDS encoding TMEM165/GDT1 family protein; protein product: MLTAFTAGLLLITVSELGDKTFFIAMILAMRHSRRLVFAGVVAALAAMTILSVMFGQAISRLPKVYIHYAVIFLFFAFGIKLLYQATKMTKAAAKAGMMEEIEEAKEAVEKADLHLSKRKTPWSIITEAFVLTFMAEWGDRTQIATIALAAGNNIIGVTSGAILGHTICAAIAVIGGKMISGKISERQLTFAGGCLFLIFGVVAAIEGA
- a CDS encoding protochlorophyllide reductase, whose translation is MAQDRKSTVIVTGASSGVGLYAAKALAKSGWHVVMACRNLEKAEQAAQEVGIPKDSYTIMHIDLGSLDSVRQFVNNFRASGKSLEALVCNAAIYMPLIKEPLRSPEGYELTMTTNHLGHFLLSNLLLEDLQKSSATDKRLVILGTVTHNPDELGGKIPPRPDLGNLEGFAQGFKPPISMIDGKNFEPVKAYKDSKVCNVLTMRELHRRYHESTGISFTSLYPGCVAETPLFRNHYPLFQKLFPLFQKYITGGYVSQDLAGERVADVVAAAEYKQSGAYWSWGNRQKKDGKSFVQKVSPQARDDEKGERLWELSEKLVGLESQKPVALNS